Proteins found in one Miscanthus floridulus cultivar M001 chromosome 4, ASM1932011v1, whole genome shotgun sequence genomic segment:
- the LOC136551487 gene encoding peptidyl-prolyl cis-trans isomerase CYP19-3-like codes for MAKNPKVFFDILIGKSKAGRVVMELFADKVPNTAENFRCLCTGEKGLGSSGKPLHYKGSAFHRIIPSFMCQGGDFTRGNGTGGESIYGAKFADENFKLRHTGPGVLSMANAGPNTNGSQFFICTAQTSWLDGKHVVFGKVVDGYAVVQKMEAVGSGSGATAETVLIEDCGQLADD; via the coding sequence ATGGCCAAGAACCCCAAGGTGTTCTTCGACATCCTCATCGGCAAGTCCAAGGCCGGCCGCGTCGTGATGGAGCTCTTCGCCGACAAGGTGCCCAATACGGCCGAGAACTTCCGCTGCCTGTGCACGGGCGAGAAGGGCCTGGGCTCCTCGGGGAAGCCGCTGCACTACAAGGGCTCCGCCTTCCACCGCATCATCCCCAGCTTCATGTGCCAGGGCGGCGACTTCACCCGCGGCAACGGCACCGGCGGGGAGTCCATCTACGGCGCCAAGTTCGCCGACGAGAACTTCAAGCTGCGCCACACGGGGCCGGGCGTGCTCTCCATGGCCAACGCGGGGCCCAACACCAACGGCTCCCAGTTCTTCATCTGCACCGCGCAGACGTCCTGGCTTGACGGCAAGCACGTCGTATTCGGCAAGGTGGTCGATGGCTACGCCGTCGTGCAGAAGATGGAGGCCGTCGGCTCTGGGTCCGGTGCCACGGCTGAGACCGTGCTCATCGAGGACTGCGGCCAGCTAGCGGACGACTGA
- the LOC136548494 gene encoding uncharacterized protein, whose translation MATSDHVPEAFDSTPTKPSSTDPQKELILVEPTDASRTVEDDNPSISIPNVAKYLDEDEINSLATSSKEALSEETINRLRDILPILSHKGEKAQRNLSNHEALLAKRNSNRQEAKELTQLIDDLKKSSLRIDPELSQLEIKRAELEKELENVKATIDHHKSNLAKITDAIKQKKQELLAKVREGRAIRSSLEDILGSAKEDKQQIVEFDAIRLEVLKAIQDVLDLFILNDSLCPLPRVGEPSDAASSVSASSSNSSDSYNGDDAWRFLREWRATQDRYSEATWENDQLEICLAVSQAALHAVEEEASATWARLAESNAMVATLMVQLESLQLAANVAMDVINDQGPLINTRLHDVPARIQEIVLHGVHHGALVALAAM comes from the exons atggcgaccagcgaccatgtccctgag GCGTTTGATTCAACACCAACTAAACCTTCATCgactgatcctcaaaaggagctgaTTTTAGTTGAACCAACCGATGCTTCTAGGACTGTAGAAGATGATAATCCTTCCATTTCAATCCCTAatgttgccaag tatctagatgaagatgaGATCAACTCATTAGCCacctcctctaaggaagctttgtcagaagagaccATAAATCGGCTAAGAGATATActgccaat ATTAAGTCACAAAGGTgaaaaggctcagaggaatctgtccaaccatgaagctttattggccaagaggaactccaacaggcaagaggctaaagagctaacacagttgattgatgatttgaagaagTCCTCCCTCAGGATCGATCCAGAGTTGTCCCAACTGGAAATCAAGCGTGCAGAGCTTGAGAAGGAGCTGGAGAATGTGAAGGCTACCATCGATCACCATAAGTCTAACCTGGCTAAAATAACCGATGCCATCAAGCAAAAGAAACAAGAACTGCTGGCCAAAGTTAGAGAAGGTAGGGCCATCCGTAGTAGCCTCGAGGACATTCTtggatcagccaaagaagacaagcaacaaatcgtaGAATttgatgctatccggctagaagtaTTAAAAGCAATCcaagatgttctagactt gttcatcttgaatgacAGCCTTTGTCCCCTTCCTAGGGTCGGCgagccctctgatgctgcatCCTCTGTGTCGGCCTCGTCGTCGAACTCCTCTGACTCTTACAATGGCGATGACGCCTGGCGTTTCCTTCGAGAGTGGAGGGCAACCCAGGACCGTTAttctgaggcaacttgggaaaatgaCCAGCTTGAGATCTGCCTCGCGGTCTCTCAAGCCGCCCTTCATGCCGTCGAAGAAGAGGCCAGCGCTACTTGGGCGCGGTTGGCCGAATCCAACGCTATGGTGGCGA ccctgatggtgcagttggagtccctccaactggcggcgaacgtagctatggatgtcatcaatgaccaGGGGCCCCTCATCAACACTCGCCTCCATGATGTTCCGGCCCGCATTCAAGAGATCGTCCTCCATGGCGTCCATCATGGCGCGTTAGTGGCACTGGCCGCGATGTAG